The genomic window TATCTGGCgaatgagcatttctaggaatCCTCATTGacaataatcggctcgtgtaaaagaacccttaggggaggtgtataactacaGTATATCCTGATGCCATAGAGATTGTCATCTTGTCTTGGGGTAAAAGCGTACCGTCACCTACACAGTATACCAGTTAGAGATCTATTTGTAGATTCAGCCGGAATCTGTGGCCTCGGGATGCAGGAGGTGTGAAGCATGATTCGGAAGTGGGTGAGCAGATTTTGCCTTCCATGGTGGGAGATAGCCAGGATGGTTGTGAGCTATGGTAGGCATATTCTCCATCTCTGTAATGTCAGCCACATAGCCTAGCCCTGAAGGCGCTGACTGTAACTACAGCATATTTTTGGAGTAGGGTTCAGGGTTGGGTGATTTTGCTTTTGGATCGTCATtggttctgtaatttttttttccatacacctagatgaacagatttttttttttgtcgcccAATCCCAACAAAAACATCAGTataaaagagttttcttctgggTCTCCATGTCCATTTTGGAATTATTAATCCAAATTTAATTTCTCTttattgtcttttttcttttcaggATTTACCGACCCCATTAAGATGAAGCAGTGCTTCTTTAACCAAAGCATAGAGTTTTTCTACAACAACAGCGGGAAAGAGTTAACTACAGAATGGAGACCGAAGGACATACTGGTGGTCGTCctgggacttactgtgtgtgTCTTTGTACTTCTGACCAACATAATGGTTATTACGGCCATCGTGATAAACCGGAGGTTCCACTATCCCATCTACTATCTCTTGGGGAACTTGGCAGCTGCAGATCTATTTGCCGGAGTAGCCTATACTTATCTCATGTTCCATACTGGTCCACGGACTAAAAGCCTTACTGTGAAAACCTGGCTCCTCCGACAGAGTCTACTAGATACCAGCCTCACAGCCTCCGTGGCCAATCTATTAGCCATAGCCGTGGAGCGGCACCAGACCGTCTTTACCATGCAGCTCCACAGCAAGATGTCCAACCAACGTGTCTGCATCCTCATTGCCTGCATCTGGCTGGCAGCTTTGTTGTTGGGTCTCATCCCATCTTTTGGGTGGCATTGTATCTGTAACATTGAGACATGTTCGCGAATGGCCCCTCTATACAGCCGGAGTTATCTTATCTTCTGGGCCGTATCCAACTTGGTGGCATTTCTCATTATGATGGTGGTATACATGCATATCTTTGTGTACGTCAAGAGGAAGATGGCCCGGATGTCCAGACACACATCTTTCCACCCCAAGTATCGGGAGACCATGATCAACTTGATGAAAACCGTCTTTATCATTTTGAGTAAGTGATATATGTCATTACTTTGTGCTAGTGTTATGACCTCCTTAAGGTATTGTCCATAATAAGGGAATCCTCGAGGGGTATTCTCTTCTGGATCCTTATCTCTAGAGTATAGAGTAGTTTCAAAGAGCGTCTGTAACCCCGGAGGACCTTTTCTgccctgcattacacagacaaaccattgatttgtatagggtTTTTGTAATACCTACCTCCACCTGTGGAGGTGTTGCAGGAAAACTGAACACTTAGTAATAGATTGGGGTTTTAGCTGAAGGACACTATACTGTGTCAAACCTGCAGCCGGCCCATTGACTTTACTGGATCAGATGTAGTCTTCTAGTTACTATGTTGGCTCTGCTTaccaaatgtatatattttttgtgacATATGCTGGCCCCTAAAATAAGATGCGAAGGGGGGCCCAAAGAAGAACCAGGACTGAGATCTTAGGTACTGTCATGGTTCATCACATGCCATTGGAGGTGATTGGTGAGCTTGGCCCCCCAGTGAGGTCTAGAGGACATAACGGTCCCATAGATTTTGATGGAAGACCTATCATCAAGCTGAAAGGGTTCACTACCTAGAAGACTTCTGAAGACTTCTTCATTCTAGAGATAATGGGGGTCCTAGCTCAATAACAATGTTATTACTACATACCTGGAGCAATTTAAGGGTCACCCCATTGGGATAACCCCTGTCAATAAGTTCTGCTACCACATATGGATTTGATAGCAGAATGGGAACTCAGTAAAGGGTTAGGCACAACCAGGAATTAGATGGACGTCATGGAATACTTCATTTCCAACAGCTGGACCCCCGGGGACAAGCTCAGTGTGCGGGGAGCTGCTTCTTCACGAGACCACATAGTAGTGACTGCGGGGAAAGATGCCATACACTTgggtcagggatagggaaccttcgccctccaattgttacaaaactacagttcccatcatgcctggtgacCCAGagcaaagctttgactgtccagacatgatggaaattgtagttttgcaacagctggaaagctgaAGGTTCCTCATTAATGTTGAGCGAAGAGGCCAAACTGAACATTATCCGAAGCTGAGCGCCTGGCATTTCactcccggcagctggagaagttggatgccgccatagGGAGTATGTGGATAGATATAGCttatggccttaaaggggctgtcccagCATTAGAGGTtcttccttagggtcctattacttgATAAATATCGATAAACGATAAataatcgcaaactagattgtttatcggtaacctgaaatcgttcaccatattacacagaacgatagttgttagttacgatcgttattgcgatcgttactatgatcgtttattccttctgatttcAGCAAAAcattgaacaatgtgcaattacactgaacgattagtcaacaaatgtggaattacagcgaacgattaacgataattttaggttcagatctaaatcaacgatcaacggcatACAAAAATTTTTCAATCTTTGgctacaattacacagaacgattatcgtttaagttcgaacgatttaacggtaatcatcccgtgtaatagggcccttatcctcAGGTTCTGATGGTGCTGGGTCTCTTACAATCAGACATggtaggacaacccctttaagagacatgCTCCTTCTGGTATGCCAGGCAAACAACTACTTATATATGTATTTCTCTTGCATGGCAAGACTTGTCACTGTACCTGCAGGCTTGCGGTTGTATGGTTACTGATATTGCGGTGTCAGATTTCAGAAAAGATTGCAGCGGCGTATCATTCGTCATAGAGCCGGGATGTAGAGCGCGGCTGTCATCTGCTTC from Dendropsophus ebraccatus isolate aDenEbr1 chromosome 1, aDenEbr1.pat, whole genome shotgun sequence includes these protein-coding regions:
- the LPAR2 gene encoding lysophosphatidic acid receptor 2 isoform X2 — its product is MFGFTDPIKMKQCFFNQSIEFFYNNSGKELTTEWRPKDILVVVLGLTVCVFVLLTNIMVITAIVINRRFHYPIYYLLGNLAAADLFAGVAYTYLMFHTGPRTKSLTVKTWLLRQSLLDTSLTASVANLLAIAVERHQTVFTMQLHSKMSNQRVCILIACIWLAALLLGLIPSFGWHCICNIETCSRMAPLYSRSYLIFWAVSNLVAFLIMMVVYMHIFVYVKRKMARMSRHTSFHPKYRETMINLMKTVFIILSAFVICWTPGQIVLLLDGVACEKCDVLSVEKYFLLLAEINSVINPIVYSYRDNEMRATFKQILCFCCNRGSKYSPSVKSTNTERRILADNGHMVRDSTL
- the LPAR2 gene encoding lysophosphatidic acid receptor 2 isoform X1; its protein translation is MTTTAMSSGFTDPIKMKQCFFNQSIEFFYNNSGKELTTEWRPKDILVVVLGLTVCVFVLLTNIMVITAIVINRRFHYPIYYLLGNLAAADLFAGVAYTYLMFHTGPRTKSLTVKTWLLRQSLLDTSLTASVANLLAIAVERHQTVFTMQLHSKMSNQRVCILIACIWLAALLLGLIPSFGWHCICNIETCSRMAPLYSRSYLIFWAVSNLVAFLIMMVVYMHIFVYVKRKMARMSRHTSFHPKYRETMINLMKTVFIILSAFVICWTPGQIVLLLDGVACEKCDVLSVEKYFLLLAEINSVINPIVYSYRDNEMRATFKQILCFCCNRGSKYSPSVKSTNTERRILADNGHMVRDSTL